The following coding sequences are from one Veillonella rodentium window:
- the glmS gene encoding glutamine--fructose-6-phosphate transaminase (isomerizing): MCGIVGYIGFNQASDFLLDGMAKLEYRGYDSAGIAVIGPENVIKIQKKVGRLSNLETIVKADPNEGTVGIGHTRWATHGRPSDMNAHPHASEDGKFAVVHNGIIENYMPLKEELIAKGYHFKSETDTEVVAHLLEDMYDGDFVGTVCRMLNRVDGAYALEIICADEPDKIICTKKENPLVIGLGKGENFVASDIPAIINYTRDTYILNDGELAIVTRDNVAVFDREGNAVDKEVFHVNWNAEAAEKGGYEHFMLKEIHDQPKAVRDTFGTHISEDGKTAVFDELNWTADDVAAFNKILIVACGTAYHAGLVTKQYIESLARIPVSVEIASEYRYSNPLTDDKTLCIVISQSGETSDTLAALKEAKRLGAKSLAITNVVGSSISREADNTVYTWAGPEISVASTKAYTTQLVAGLLFAVYLGQLNGKMDAQLGMDILSGIKELPNLIHEIFEVDEDMKAFAKHYGFKSDAFFLGRAIDYAVAMEGALKLKEISYIHAEAYAGGELKHGTLALIEEGVPVIALATQEDVYDKMISNIREVKAREAIVIGIGMKGDDELSKHVDHTIYVPRANKFIAPILAVVPLQLLAYYAAITRGADVDKPRNLAKSVTVE, encoded by the coding sequence ATGTGCGGTATCGTTGGATACATTGGCTTTAATCAAGCATCAGATTTTTTATTGGACGGTATGGCAAAATTGGAATACCGCGGTTATGATTCCGCCGGTATTGCTGTTATCGGTCCTGAAAATGTTATTAAAATTCAAAAAAAGGTAGGCCGTCTCTCCAATTTAGAGACTATTGTGAAAGCGGATCCTAATGAAGGCACTGTAGGTATCGGACATACTCGTTGGGCTACACATGGTCGTCCATCCGATATGAACGCGCATCCTCATGCATCTGAAGATGGTAAATTTGCCGTTGTACATAACGGTATTATTGAAAATTATATGCCTTTAAAAGAGGAACTCATCGCAAAAGGATATCATTTCAAATCTGAAACGGATACAGAGGTGGTTGCACATTTATTGGAGGACATGTACGATGGCGATTTTGTCGGTACTGTTTGTCGTATGTTGAATCGTGTAGACGGTGCGTATGCTCTCGAAATCATCTGTGCCGATGAACCGGACAAAATCATTTGTACAAAGAAAGAAAATCCTTTGGTTATCGGCCTCGGCAAAGGGGAAAACTTCGTTGCTTCCGATATTCCGGCTATTATCAACTATACACGCGATACATATATCTTGAATGACGGTGAACTTGCTATCGTTACACGTGATAATGTGGCCGTATTTGACCGTGAGGGCAACGCTGTCGACAAAGAGGTATTCCACGTTAACTGGAATGCTGAAGCAGCTGAAAAGGGCGGTTATGAACACTTCATGTTGAAGGAAATTCACGATCAGCCTAAGGCCGTGCGCGATACGTTCGGCACTCATATTTCCGAGGATGGCAAAACGGCGGTATTTGATGAACTTAACTGGACTGCGGACGATGTGGCGGCTTTCAACAAAATTCTCATCGTTGCGTGCGGCACCGCATACCATGCAGGTCTTGTGACGAAACAATATATTGAAAGCTTGGCGCGGATTCCCGTAAGCGTTGAAATCGCGTCCGAGTACCGCTATAGTAATCCGTTGACTGACGACAAAACATTGTGCATCGTAATCAGTCAATCCGGTGAAACATCCGATACATTGGCCGCGTTGAAAGAAGCGAAACGCCTTGGTGCAAAATCGTTGGCTATCACAAATGTAGTGGGTTCCAGCATTTCCCGTGAAGCGGATAACACCGTTTACACATGGGCGGGGCCTGAAATTTCCGTGGCATCCACAAAAGCCTATACTACACAACTTGTAGCGGGACTTTTATTTGCGGTATATCTCGGTCAATTGAACGGTAAAATGGATGCTCAGTTAGGGATGGACATTTTAAGCGGTATTAAAGAATTACCGAACTTGATTCACGAAATTTTTGAAGTGGATGAGGATATGAAAGCATTCGCTAAGCATTACGGCTTTAAATCCGATGCGTTCTTCCTGGGCCGTGCCATCGATTATGCGGTAGCTATGGAAGGGGCTTTGAAATTAAAAGAAATTTCTTATATTCATGCGGAAGCCTATGCAGGCGGCGAATTGAAACACGGGACATTGGCTCTCATCGAGGAAGGCGTACCTGTTATCGCTTTGGCGACACAGGAAGATGTATACGATAAGATGATCAGCAACATTCGCGAAGTAAAAGCTCGTGAAGCTATCGTTATCGGTATCGGCATGAAGGGTGACGACGAGTTGTCCAAACACGTGGACCATACGATTTATGTACCTCGTGCGAATAAGTTTATCGCGCCTATCCTGGCGGTTGTGCCGTTGCAATTATTGGCATATTATGCGGCGATTACACGCGGTGCGGACGTGGATAAACCTCGTAACCTCGCAAAATCCGTAACAGTAGAGTAA